Proteins from one Desulfonema limicola genomic window:
- the cobO gene encoding cob(I)yrinic acid a,c-diamide adenosyltransferase encodes MKSLLMINTGNGKGKTTAALGLAFRALGHGQRVCIIQFIKGSWKYGELLSSERFKDGLDFHVMGRGFTWKSDNLEKDTAIAVDAWDFARQTIVSGKYDLVILDELTYLISYKMIKEEDVTDCLKNRPENVHVLVTGRNASQGLIDIADMVTQMNDVKHHYKAGIKAQKGIEF; translated from the coding sequence ATGAAAAGCTTATTAATGATTAATACAGGCAATGGAAAAGGAAAAACAACTGCAGCTCTTGGTCTGGCGTTCAGGGCATTAGGACATGGACAGCGGGTGTGTATAATCCAGTTTATAAAAGGTTCATGGAAATACGGAGAGCTTTTATCATCAGAAAGATTTAAGGATGGTCTTGATTTTCATGTTATGGGCAGGGGTTTTACATGGAAATCCGATAATCTTGAAAAAGATACTGCCATAGCTGTGGATGCCTGGGATTTTGCCAGACAAACCATTGTTTCAGGAAAATATGATCTGGTTATTTTAGATGAACTTACCTATCTTATATCGTATAAAATGATAAAAGAAGAAGATGTTACAGATTGTCTTAAAAACAGGCCTGAAAATGTTCATGTGCTTGTTACAGGCAGAAACGCATCCCAGGGATTGATTGATATTGCAGATATGGTTACACAAATGAATGATGTAAAGCATCATTATAAAGCTGGTATTAAGGCTCAGAAAGGAATAGAGTTTTAA
- a CDS encoding asparagine synthetase B family protein, with the protein MGCLFGYCGLPEENLLDKMAELMNHRCKNGWEKSAVKTGKDFIIEIGRGISPWSCETHTAEIPEQNLVFGYSGAVFNMEKDLQDFMPGFINNPEKKLESFEGAFTAALGMEKEIMLIRDHAGIKVVYWTIHDNRLVFASEIKALFADPKVLKVLRTAALPEYFTFSYIPGQNTMFENIYELQPGTILKYKNKNISIRRYFEFENMEIDEGINQLNQKDDVYADNLRACLENSIKECCSLSDRPPAVFLSGGIDSSSVLALAARYFPGYPLKTFSIHFGQKYANENEFVSMMTKHYQTDHTWLEVRPSKFIKQMRDIIWKLDDPIGDPITVPNFLMAEAASKVSDIVLNGEGGDPCFGGPKNLSMLMAQVYGPLPGEACENWLERNYLYSYKKCFSDLSQLLNPDLIKQAGGLDALISIVKPFLNAQKPKSFINKLMALNIRLKGANLILVKVDKMTSANSLLALPPLFSKQIIEISMSCPPHLKLMGNIEKGILKKAVADILPPPIVCRPKSGMMVPVRFWLRKEMHSYAKKVLSQKKLKNTGFFNVDYVKKLMNYDKNEVSGSRFGLKLWMLITFVLWYEQMVLGER; encoded by the coding sequence ATGGGATGTTTATTTGGATACTGCGGGCTGCCTGAGGAAAATCTGTTAGATAAAATGGCAGAGCTGATGAATCACCGATGCAAAAATGGCTGGGAAAAATCTGCCGTCAAAACAGGAAAAGATTTTATTATTGAAATCGGCAGGGGAATTTCCCCCTGGTCTTGTGAAACCCATACAGCAGAAATACCGGAACAAAACCTGGTTTTTGGATATTCAGGTGCAGTTTTTAACATGGAAAAAGATTTACAGGATTTCATGCCCGGGTTTATTAATAATCCTGAAAAAAAACTTGAATCCTTTGAAGGAGCTTTTACAGCAGCTCTGGGCATGGAAAAAGAGATTATGCTGATTCGCGATCATGCGGGAATCAAGGTTGTTTACTGGACTATTCATGATAACCGTCTGGTTTTTGCAAGCGAAATCAAAGCCCTTTTTGCTGATCCAAAGGTTTTAAAGGTTTTAAGAACTGCTGCCCTGCCTGAATATTTTACCTTCAGCTATATTCCAGGTCAAAACACCATGTTTGAAAATATCTATGAATTGCAGCCTGGAACAATCCTTAAATATAAAAATAAAAATATTTCAATACGCAGGTATTTTGAATTTGAAAACATGGAAATAGATGAAGGCATTAATCAACTTAATCAAAAGGATGATGTTTATGCTGATAATTTAAGGGCATGTCTGGAAAATTCAATAAAGGAATGCTGCAGTCTGAGTGATAGACCTCCGGCAGTATTTCTTTCAGGGGGCATTGATTCCAGTTCAGTACTTGCACTTGCTGCCCGTTATTTTCCTGGTTATCCTTTAAAAACCTTTTCAATTCATTTTGGTCAAAAATATGCAAATGAAAATGAGTTTGTTTCCATGATGACGAAACATTATCAAACAGATCACACCTGGCTTGAAGTCAGGCCGTCAAAATTTATAAAACAGATGCGTGATATTATATGGAAACTGGATGATCCTATTGGCGATCCCATAACAGTACCCAATTTTCTTATGGCTGAAGCTGCTTCAAAAGTATCAGATATAGTGCTTAACGGCGAAGGCGGAGACCCATGTTTTGGAGGCCCGAAAAATCTATCCATGCTCATGGCACAGGTTTATGGACCTTTGCCCGGGGAAGCCTGTGAAAACTGGCTGGAACGCAATTATTTATATTCTTATAAAAAATGTTTTTCAGATTTAAGCCAGCTCCTTAACCCTGATCTAATAAAACAGGCAGGAGGCCTGGATGCACTGATCTCTATTGTCAAACCCTTTCTTAACGCTCAAAAGCCCAAAAGCTTTATAAATAAACTCATGGCGCTGAATATCCGGCTTAAAGGGGCTAACCTGATCTTAGTCAAGGTTGATAAAATGACATCAGCAAACAGCCTGCTTGCTCTTCCCCCTTTGTTTTCAAAACAGATAATTGAAATATCCATGTCCTGCCCTCCCCATTTAAAACTCATGGGCAATATTGAAAAAGGGATACTTAAAAAAGCTGTTGCCGATATCCTGCCACCTCCCATTGTCTGTCGTCCAAAATCAGGAATGATGGTTCCTGTGCGTTTCTGGCTCAGAAAAGAGATGCACTCCTATGCCAAAAAAGTGCTTTCACAAAAAAAACTGAAAAATACAGGATTCTTTAATGTTGATTATGTAAAAAAATTAATGAACTATGATAAAAATGAGGTAAGCGGAAGCCGTTTCGGTCTTAAACTCTGGATGCTTATAACCTTTGTACTCTGGTATGAGCAGATGGTTTTAGGGGAAAGATGA
- a CDS encoding ribose-phosphate pyrophosphokinase, with the protein MIYLYYCPQMAELAEQIARKQTEIVLGKIKWDSFKDGFPNIKIMDTHKARNNDIAFLTSFDTPGEIFKQLSVIYEIPRLVVNSFKVLLPFYPTGTMERVDEEGDIATASTLARMLSAIPNSISGPAQIIIYDIHALQERFYFSDTVIPRLETAVPLLKHRIKSLKNIAIAFPDEGAFKRFGKMFKQYPVILCDKIRENDKRIVSIKQGSPEKKHVLIIDDLVMTGGTLLQCSKTLLEHGAKKISAYVTHGVFPMYSWEKFLNAGFSRFWITDSCPATIKAVKDKKPFEILSLGQALAEVLK; encoded by the coding sequence TTGATTTATTTATATTATTGTCCCCAGATGGCTGAACTTGCAGAGCAGATTGCCAGAAAACAAACTGAGATTGTCCTGGGAAAAATTAAGTGGGATAGTTTTAAAGACGGGTTTCCAAATATTAAAATAATGGATACCCACAAAGCCAGAAACAATGATATTGCGTTTTTAACTTCCTTTGATACGCCTGGAGAAATCTTTAAACAGCTTTCAGTAATATATGAAATACCCAGGCTTGTGGTAAATTCGTTTAAAGTTCTGCTTCCATTTTATCCCACAGGTACTATGGAAAGGGTGGATGAAGAAGGTGATATTGCAACAGCATCAACCCTTGCAAGGATGCTTTCTGCAATACCCAATTCCATATCAGGTCCTGCCCAGATTATTATTTATGATATTCATGCACTTCAGGAAAGGTTCTATTTTTCCGACACAGTAATTCCCAGGCTTGAAACTGCCGTACCCCTGCTTAAACACAGGATTAAATCCTTGAAAAATATTGCAATTGCATTTCCTGATGAAGGAGCATTTAAACGTTTTGGAAAAATGTTTAAACAATATCCTGTAATTCTTTGTGATAAAATCCGTGAAAATGATAAAAGAATTGTAAGTATAAAACAAGGAAGTCCTGAGAAAAAACATGTATTAATAATAGATGATCTGGTCATGACAGGAGGAACCCTTCTCCAGTGCAGCAAAACCCTTTTGGAACATGGAGCAAAAAAGATAAGTGCCTATGTAACCCATGGTGTATTTCCCATGTATTCCTGGGAAAAATTTTTAAATGCCGGTTTTTCCCGTTTCTGGATCACAGATTCCTGCCCGGCAACAATTAAGGCTGTTAAAGATAAAAAACCTTTTGAAATCTTATCTTTAGGACAAGCTTTGGCTGAGGTCTTAAAGTGA
- a CDS encoding glycosyltransferase: MTILYSVIIPAYNEESLLPAVLSALKDAMEKIEYSGEIIVVDNNSNDKTASIAYEAGACVVFEPVNQISRARNAGAKAARGQYLVFLDADTIISPKLLKTALNNLSRGSCCGGGVRVKFDMSCEPPFVRLMVASWNQVSLRLKMAAGCFIYCLREAFEDVNGFSQKVYAGEEIWFSLYLQKWGKKRGKDFCIITDPPVITSDRKLKWFSPSQTLFMVFIIALFPFASNFRKLCPMWYQRPLDKHKPIKNKRRWFWL, encoded by the coding sequence ATGACAATATTATACTCTGTAATTATTCCTGCATATAATGAAGAAAGCCTGCTGCCTGCAGTTCTTTCTGCGTTGAAAGATGCAATGGAAAAGATTGAATATTCAGGCGAGATCATTGTTGTTGACAATAATTCTAATGATAAAACAGCCAGTATTGCTTATGAAGCAGGTGCCTGTGTTGTGTTTGAACCTGTCAACCAGATTTCAAGGGCAAGAAATGCAGGAGCAAAGGCTGCCAGAGGACAGTATCTTGTTTTTCTTGATGCAGATACGATTATTTCTCCAAAACTTCTTAAAACAGCATTAAATAATTTATCCAGAGGTTCATGCTGCGGCGGAGGTGTCAGGGTTAAGTTTGACATGTCTTGTGAACCGCCCTTTGTTCGTTTGATGGTTGCTTCATGGAACCAGGTTTCACTAAGGCTGAAGATGGCAGCCGGATGTTTTATCTATTGTCTCAGGGAAGCTTTTGAAGATGTTAATGGTTTCAGCCAGAAGGTGTATGCAGGAGAAGAGATATGGTTTTCCCTTTATCTTCAAAAATGGGGGAAGAAAAGAGGGAAGGATTTCTGTATTATTACTGATCCGCCTGTTATTACATCTGACCGCAAGCTTAAATGGTTTTCACCTTCCCAGACCCTGTTCATGGTGTTCATTATTGCTCTTTTTCCTTTTGCATCAAATTTCCGAAAGCTTTGCCCCATGTGGTATCAAAGACCTCTGGACAAGCATAAACCCATAAAAAATAAAAGGAGATGGTTCTGGTTATGA
- a CDS encoding HAMP domain-containing methyl-accepting chemotaxis protein → MFKQMKVRTQIGTGFGILLTILVIIASFSFTGLKKASDGFDAYRSLAIKTNLAGRLQANMLMVRMSVKDFLLYRSDKDLQNYEEYLEKMNEFLKESIKEITDPERAKKIAMVDKSVKDYERIFARVAELAKKRDLLLKERINTKALGMSESINEIMKTAYEDKNADTAVHAGRIQRHFLLARIYMFKFLDANDYEDFKRFEKEIGNNIDSIAETMDQYLQNSGRRSLFKKFMENRDSYRESIDDLVKTIDERNKLIKNDLERLGDIVADAVEDIKLSLKDEQDRLGPSVHQNNQRTVFMVFSITLGGLITGLVFAFLISGMIIKPLGGEPLVMADIARRISKGDLTITFDSSDKKETGLFGAMREMTEKLRLIVGEVKRAADNVASGSEELSSSSEEMSQGASEQAASAEEVSASMEQMAANIRQNTDNAMQTEKIAIKSAEDAVEGGKAVKETVTAMKEIAEKITIVEEIARQTDLLALNAAVEAARAGEHGKGFAVVASEVRKLAERSQVSANEISKLSKSSVAVAEKAGEMLNQIVPDIQKTASLVQEISAASSEQNAGVEQINKAIQQLDMVIQQNSSVSEEMAATSEELSSQAEALQDSMEFFQMGHDGMRIVSNRKRNLKSDYNRLKPKSAYTARKKEKSETRRLDMEENIANDDEQEQEFEKY, encoded by the coding sequence ATGTTTAAACAAATGAAAGTAAGAACCCAGATAGGGACAGGTTTTGGCATATTACTGACAATACTTGTAATTATAGCATCTTTTTCTTTCACAGGTCTTAAAAAAGCAAGTGATGGATTTGACGCGTACAGAAGCCTTGCAATTAAAACCAACCTTGCAGGCCGGCTCCAGGCTAATATGCTTATGGTACGCATGAGTGTTAAAGATTTTCTTTTATACAGAAGTGATAAGGATCTTCAGAATTATGAAGAATATCTTGAAAAGATGAATGAATTTTTAAAAGAATCCATAAAAGAGATAACTGACCCTGAGCGTGCTAAAAAGATTGCAATGGTTGATAAATCAGTCAAGGATTATGAAAGAATTTTTGCCAGAGTTGCTGAACTGGCAAAAAAACGTGATTTACTGCTTAAAGAACGCATAAATACCAAAGCCCTTGGCATGAGTGAATCAATTAATGAAATAATGAAAACAGCTTATGAAGATAAAAATGCTGATACAGCCGTTCATGCAGGACGCATCCAGAGACATTTTCTTTTGGCACGTATTTATATGTTTAAATTCTTAGATGCAAATGATTATGAAGATTTTAAAAGATTTGAAAAAGAAATCGGGAATAATATAGATTCCATAGCTGAAACCATGGATCAATACCTCCAAAACTCAGGCCGAAGGTCATTATTTAAAAAATTTATGGAAAACCGTGATTCTTACAGGGAAAGTATTGACGACCTTGTTAAAACTATTGATGAACGAAATAAACTGATAAAAAACGATCTTGAAAGACTTGGTGATATTGTTGCCGATGCTGTGGAAGATATTAAGCTGTCCTTAAAAGATGAACAAGACCGGCTGGGACCTTCAGTTCATCAAAATAACCAGAGAACTGTCTTTATGGTATTTTCCATTACACTCGGCGGATTAATCACTGGTCTTGTATTTGCATTTTTAATTTCAGGAATGATTATAAAACCCCTTGGAGGCGAACCGCTGGTTATGGCTGATATTGCCCGCAGGATTTCCAAAGGGGACCTGACCATTACCTTTGATTCTTCAGATAAAAAAGAAACCGGACTGTTTGGTGCAATGCGGGAAATGACTGAAAAATTAAGGCTAATAGTCGGTGAGGTTAAAAGAGCAGCAGATAATGTTGCATCAGGAAGCGAGGAGCTTTCATCCTCTTCAGAAGAAATGTCGCAAGGTGCTTCTGAACAGGCTGCTTCTGCAGAAGAGGTTTCTGCATCTATGGAACAGATGGCTGCAAATATAAGGCAGAATACAGACAATGCCATGCAGACAGAAAAAATTGCAATAAAATCTGCTGAAGATGCTGTTGAAGGCGGAAAAGCTGTTAAAGAAACAGTTACAGCAATGAAAGAAATTGCAGAAAAAATTACTATTGTTGAAGAGATTGCAAGACAGACTGATCTGCTTGCCTTAAATGCTGCAGTTGAAGCTGCAAGAGCAGGAGAACATGGCAAAGGGTTTGCAGTAGTGGCATCAGAGGTTCGTAAACTGGCAGAAAGAAGCCAGGTATCTGCCAACGAAATAAGTAAACTGTCAAAATCAAGTGTTGCAGTAGCAGAAAAAGCAGGGGAAATGCTTAATCAAATAGTGCCTGATATTCAAAAAACAGCCTCACTTGTCCAGGAAATAAGCGCTGCCAGCAGTGAACAGAATGCAGGTGTTGAGCAGATTAACAAAGCAATTCAGCAGCTGGATATGGTAATCCAGCAGAATTCTTCAGTATCTGAAGAAATGGCTGCTACTTCTGAAGAACTTTCAAGCCAGGCTGAAGCACTCCAGGATTCAATGGAATTTTTTCAAATGGGACACGATGGCATGAGAATAGTAAGCAATAGAAAAAGAAATTTAAAATCTGACTATAACAGATTAAAGCCTAAATCTGCCTATACTGCCAGAAAAAAAGAAAAATCTGAAACCCGCCGCCTGGATATGGAAGAAAATATTGCAAATGATGATGAACAGGAACAAGAGTTTGAAAAGTATTGA
- a CDS encoding dynamin family protein produces the protein MNNQNIESIEYRFNIIIKLMNQAGYTGVARVLEKELNSLKSETYKIAVAGEYKTGKSTLINRIFLKEDILFTDIMEATALAAEINYGTQKRLEIIYCDKEKQPVVIKQPCLEDIRLYTSAQTPEARAFIAENTARARLFWPANNLDGLTVFDTPGINSINSAVISATYCIIPESDLVLFVTGDKQLSSVELEFLSSRVFSQGITRVFAIVTYSHDADQGNESIKQREKLIQTIKSQLSNTGRENIPVAAVNIRDNPGLTESRKDNFRHQIDNDTAFFPHENNKNTVDDVICDLLGQTRPGSDSISSINSCQTSGSEPPESEPEPGSFAALEKKLISFIRENVRPGRLEKAEKVLNIQVQLAFVQCETELSVMGKNQVEREQMLADIKVREAEMGLKYEKLSREFKQELTNVEQGFIFSLQKGLGQIAELYTSGFDVCNDLGELQQKLESAQFYLKRKIEEMFVTCSHQAEDDIREIIRNYGIKSQAILHPWYYEVSRELNISGGILAKIPPFALLAIDIMLFVRFGPFGPLADILIRLLANYIPFLNKTLPVSLAARVLKQRIQNSLKTEFETIRQQLPDLVKNNFNALINNIMDEWNNHADQQISTIRKSIEKIVHQPGDEKRQAFLKDMKHRLEIMLL, from the coding sequence ATGAATAATCAGAATATAGAATCCATTGAATACCGTTTTAATATTATTATCAAACTTATGAATCAGGCTGGATATACTGGGGTTGCCCGTGTACTGGAAAAAGAATTAAATTCCTTAAAATCAGAAACATATAAGATTGCAGTTGCTGGTGAATACAAAACTGGAAAGTCAACGCTTATTAACAGGATTTTTCTTAAAGAAGATATTTTATTTACTGACATTATGGAAGCCACAGCCCTGGCTGCAGAAATAAATTATGGAACCCAAAAGCGCCTTGAGATTATTTATTGTGATAAAGAAAAACAGCCTGTTGTTATAAAACAGCCCTGTCTGGAAGATATAAGGCTTTATACATCTGCACAAACACCTGAAGCCCGTGCCTTTATTGCTGAAAATACAGCCAGGGCAAGATTGTTCTGGCCTGCAAACAACCTGGATGGACTGACTGTGTTTGATACACCTGGAATCAACTCCATCAATTCTGCTGTAATATCTGCAACATATTGCATTATTCCTGAATCTGATCTTGTTCTTTTTGTTACAGGCGATAAACAGCTTTCCAGCGTAGAGCTTGAATTTCTTTCAAGCCGGGTATTTTCCCAGGGAATTACAAGGGTTTTTGCCATTGTAACTTACAGCCATGATGCAGATCAAGGAAATGAAAGCATAAAGCAAAGGGAAAAACTCATCCAGACAATTAAAAGCCAGTTATCAAATACAGGCCGTGAGAATATTCCTGTTGCAGCAGTTAATATCAGGGATAATCCAGGTCTGACAGAATCCAGAAAAGATAATTTCAGGCATCAGATAGACAATGACACTGCTTTTTTTCCTCATGAAAACAATAAAAACACTGTTGATGATGTTATCTGTGATCTGCTTGGGCAAACCAGGCCCGGTTCTGATTCCATATCTTCAATAAATTCTTGCCAGACTTCAGGGTCAGAGCCTCCAGAATCAGAGCCTGAACCTGGAAGCTTTGCAGCACTTGAAAAAAAACTTATATCTTTTATCCGTGAAAATGTCCGCCCTGGAAGGTTGGAAAAAGCGGAAAAGGTTCTTAATATTCAGGTTCAACTGGCTTTTGTTCAGTGTGAAACAGAGCTTTCAGTCATGGGTAAAAACCAGGTTGAGCGTGAGCAGATGCTCGCTGATATAAAAGTCAGGGAAGCTGAAATGGGGCTGAAATATGAAAAACTTTCCAGGGAATTTAAACAGGAACTCACGAATGTTGAACAGGGATTTATTTTTTCACTTCAAAAAGGACTGGGACAGATTGCAGAGCTTTACACATCAGGATTTGATGTCTGCAATGATCTGGGTGAACTACAGCAAAAACTGGAATCTGCCCAGTTTTATCTAAAAAGAAAAATCGAGGAAATGTTTGTAACATGCTCTCACCAGGCCGAGGATGATATTAGGGAGATTATTAGGAATTACGGAATCAAGAGCCAGGCAATTCTTCATCCCTGGTATTATGAAGTCAGCAGGGAGCTTAATATAAGCGGCGGCATTCTTGCAAAAATTCCGCCTTTTGCACTTCTTGCCATTGATATTATGCTTTTTGTAAGATTCGGGCCTTTTGGGCCTTTGGCAGATATATTGATAAGGCTTCTGGCAAATTATATTCCTTTTCTTAATAAGACCCTGCCTGTATCCCTGGCTGCCAGGGTTTTGAAACAAAGGATTCAAAATTCCCTTAAAACTGAATTTGAAACAATAAGGCAGCAATTGCCTGATCTTGTAAAAAACAATTTTAATGCACTTATCAATAATATAATGGATGAATGGAATAACCATGCAGACCAGCAGATCAGCACCATAAGAAAAAGTATAGAAAAGATTGTGCATCAGCCTGGTGATGAAAAAAGACAGGCTTTTTTAAAGGATATGAAACACAGGCTGGAGATAATGCTTTTATGA
- a CDS encoding sodium:solute symporter family transporter: MMSQTMTLTVLAVFGMTAFITGAVHRYASNLERFLAARRSVGMFTGALSVAATWIWAPALFLAAQKAYEQGIAGLMWFTLPNVGCLILFAFLAVRIRRFFPRGYTFPQYIASRFDIKTHAVYVFTFLSLQICSLGVQLIAGAAMLNAMSGVPSIFGVIILAVIFTSYSLVDGLASSIRTDLLQMFFIGAGMIILIPFAVFKGGGIQNLTAGLGGVSGEFSSPFNAHAAYSFGITVTIGLMSGPIGDQQHWQRAFAFQESMVFKGYILGAMIFAIVPLSMSLLGFTAAGNPQAAPLVYQGIISAQQTGPEVIRTLLPPWAMFVFMVMILSGLSSTGDSALCAGSSLAAIDIYRRYIKPDASDQEILKITRIAILVISITAAAISLIPGITILGLFLFYGTLRSSTLMPTILILYKKNIPAWGIFWGIVVAVIIGLPLYLTGEILGNIHLKVGANIGIILISFLLPVLSINLNKKGVLNEMSKLPE; encoded by the coding sequence ATGATGTCCCAGACAATGACCTTAACAGTTTTGGCAGTCTTTGGAATGACAGCTTTTATAACCGGAGCTGTACATCGCTATGCTTCAAATCTGGAAAGGTTTCTGGCTGCCCGGCGTTCTGTTGGAATGTTTACAGGAGCATTAAGCGTTGCTGCCACATGGATCTGGGCACCAGCTCTTTTTCTTGCTGCCCAGAAAGCCTATGAGCAGGGGATTGCTGGTCTTATGTGGTTTACCCTGCCAAATGTGGGATGCCTGATATTATTTGCTTTTCTGGCTGTGAGAATCAGGCGGTTTTTTCCCAGGGGATATACATTTCCCCAGTATATTGCTTCCAGGTTTGATATTAAAACCCATGCTGTATATGTATTTACTTTTCTTTCCCTTCAAATATGTTCCCTGGGGGTGCAGTTAATAGCCGGTGCTGCCATGTTAAATGCCATGAGCGGGGTACCTTCCATCTTTGGGGTTATTATTCTTGCCGTGATTTTTACTTCCTATTCCCTGGTTGACGGGCTTGCTTCTTCTATCAGGACTGATCTGCTTCAAATGTTTTTTATCGGGGCAGGTATGATTATCCTGATTCCCTTTGCAGTATTCAAAGGAGGCGGTATTCAAAACCTGACAGCAGGGCTGGGCGGTGTCAGTGGTGAGTTTTCCAGTCCTTTTAACGCCCATGCAGCCTATTCCTTTGGCATAACAGTAACAATCGGCCTGATGAGCGGGCCTATAGGCGATCAGCAGCACTGGCAGCGTGCTTTTGCATTTCAGGAATCCATGGTTTTTAAAGGCTATATCCTGGGAGCCATGATATTTGCAATAGTTCCCCTTTCCATGAGCCTGCTTGGATTTACAGCAGCAGGAAATCCCCAGGCAGCACCCCTGGTTTACCAGGGAATTATATCGGCACAGCAGACAGGGCCTGAGGTGATCCGGACCCTGCTTCCTCCCTGGGCAATGTTTGTATTTATGGTTATGATATTGTCAGGGCTTTCATCTACCGGTGATTCTGCACTTTGTGCAGGCAGTTCCCTGGCTGCCATTGATATTTACCGCAGGTATATTAAGCCTGATGCCAGTGATCAGGAAATATTGAAGATAACCCGTATTGCAATACTTGTGATCTCAATAACTGCTGCTGCCATATCCCTTATTCCCGGGATTACAATACTCGGCCTGTTTTTATTTTATGGAACCCTTCGATCTTCTACCCTTATGCCCACAATCTTGATTTTATACAAAAAAAATATTCCTGCCTGGGGGATTTTCTGGGGCATAGTGGTGGCTGTTATTATAGGTCTGCCCCTGTATCTTACAGGAGAAATACTTGGAAATATCCACCTCAAGGTTGGAGCCAATATCGGCATTATCCTGATTTCATTTCTGCTGCCGGTTTTATCCATAAACTTAAATAAAAAAGGAGTCTTAAATGAAATGTCCAAATTGCCAGAATAA
- a CDS encoding transposase family protein, with protein sequence MSIPRDSLPNCKCPYKTIEEECSEREEATTEQLRIIKAHLPILLKRLSKIKDPRNPKKCKHKMTVIMIYGILTFVFQMSSRREANREMTRPMFIQNLLLYFPELKDLPHNDTLMRLLSKIEVDDIEAAHVELIRHFIRKKKFRRYLIENCYPIAIDGTQKFVRDAIWSEECLERKVKNGEDGKKKQYYVYVLEANLAFYNGMTIPLMSEILNYTQGDTDNSKQDCETKAFHRLADRLKKEFPRLKIMVLLDGLYPNGPVMEHCLKNKWQFMIVLKDGSLSNVWKEFEALKEFEEFNSLKMKWGNRRQFFQWVNEIEYTYGENDKKSVVLHVVVCEEVWKEVGSTGEIKVKTSKHAWISSEPLNQRNVNERCNLGARNRWGIETGILIEKHHGFCYEHCYSYNWNAMKGYHYLMRIGHLFIIIALYSECLMKKVKQLGLKGFIRFIKETLASPWLKHEMVIKRLNRNFQMRLA encoded by the coding sequence GTGTCTATACCTAGAGATTCACTTCCGAACTGCAAGTGTCCTTATAAAACAATTGAGGAAGAATGTTCTGAACGTGAGGAAGCAACCACTGAACAGTTAAGAATCATAAAAGCACATCTCCCGATATTATTGAAACGGTTGTCTAAAATTAAAGACCCCCGAAATCCTAAAAAATGTAAGCATAAAATGACTGTCATCATGATTTATGGTATACTCACATTTGTATTCCAGATGAGTTCCAGGAGAGAAGCCAACCGGGAAATGACTCGGCCTATGTTTATACAAAATTTGCTTTTGTACTTTCCTGAACTTAAAGACCTCCCGCATAACGATACTTTAATGCGCCTGTTATCCAAAATTGAAGTTGATGATATAGAAGCCGCACATGTTGAATTGATCCGCCATTTTATCAGGAAAAAAAAGTTTCGACGCTATCTGATTGAAAATTGTTATCCAATTGCTATTGATGGAACACAGAAATTTGTTCGTGATGCTATCTGGAGTGAAGAATGCCTGGAACGGAAGGTTAAAAATGGTGAGGATGGTAAGAAAAAACAGTATTATGTGTATGTTTTAGAAGCCAATTTAGCTTTTTATAATGGTATGACAATACCTTTAATGAGTGAAATTCTGAATTATACACAAGGTGATACTGATAACAGCAAACAGGATTGTGAAACAAAGGCTTTCCACAGATTAGCCGACCGCTTAAAAAAGGAGTTTCCACGCCTGAAAATAATGGTTTTACTTGATGGACTTTATCCAAATGGGCCTGTTATGGAACATTGCCTTAAAAATAAATGGCAGTTTATGATTGTTCTCAAAGACGGCTCTTTATCAAATGTGTGGAAGGAATTTGAGGCACTAAAAGAATTTGAAGAATTCAACAGTTTGAAAATGAAATGGGGAAACAGGAGACAGTTCTTCCAGTGGGTCAATGAAATTGAATATACTTACGGAGAAAATGATAAAAAGAGTGTTGTTCTCCATGTTGTCGTCTGTGAAGAAGTATGGAAAGAAGTAGGCTCCACCGGCGAAATCAAGGTTAAAACATCTAAACACGCCTGGATTTCCAGTGAACCGTTGAACCAGAGAAATGTTAATGAGCGCTGCAATTTGGGCGCGCGGAACCGCTGGGGCATTGAAACCGGCATATTGATAGAAAAACATCATGGGTTCTGTTATGAACATTGTTATTCCTATAATTGGAATGCTATGAAAGGCTATCATTATCTTATGCGTATTGGGCATTTGTTCATTATTATAGCACTCTATTCCGAATGCTTGATGAAAAAAGTAAAACAGCTTGGCCTAAAGGGTTTTATCCGATTTATTAAGGAAACTTTGGCCAGTCCCTGGTTAAAGCATGAAATGGTAATAAAGCGGCTTAATAGAAATTTTCAGATGCGTCTGGCATAA